The following coding sequences are from one Salvia hispanica cultivar TCC Black 2014 chromosome 3, UniMelb_Shisp_WGS_1.0, whole genome shotgun sequence window:
- the LOC125209629 gene encoding agamous-like MADS-box protein AGL27, which produces MGRRKLKVEFIEKQKSRLLTLKNRKEGLKKKLHQLTTLCDVPACIIIRDPTTNSTFIWPDDSALIRRLIDSYKADPAAVRAFGVSDFFKGNAEEGLVKKKAEAKYGNWDDRLDHMDESQLRELSDAVRAKAEALRSRSDFLKREEEEEQNSDDMLDLEDMFDQDEILSIADAVAANANGQLAVPDFYCPPPLNLPMLEEEKSDDNVVLDLVGFDQDYTFSVADVMANAQLPVPFVDHNYLNYGYCSPMDGNVNWCALNMDQNLNGSVNCFAGDDGADLASYFWH; this is translated from the coding sequence ATGGGGCGAAGAAAGTTGAAAGTGGAGTTTATTGAGAAGCAGAAATCACGGCTTCTAACTCTGAAGAATAGAAAGGAGGGGTTGAAGAAGAAACTCCACCAACTCACTACTCTCTGCGACGTTCCCGCCTGCATCATCATCCGCGACCCCACCACCAACTCCACCTTCATCTGGCCCGATGATTCCGCCCTAATCCGCCGCCTAATCGACTCCTACAAGGCCGATCCCGCCGCCGTTAGGGCTTTTGGGGTGTCCGATTTCTTCAAGGGGAATGCCGAGGAGGGACTCGTGAAGAAGAAAGCGGAGGCCAAATACGGCAACTGGGACGATCGCCTCGACCACATGGACGAGTCCCAGTTGCGGGAATTGAGCGACGCCGTGCGCGCCAAGGCTGAGGCCTTGCGGTCAAGAAGCGATTTCTTGAAAcgggaggaagaggaggagcaAAACAGCGATGATATGCTTGATTTGGAAGACATGTTTGATCAAGATGAAATCTTGTCGATTGCTGATGCTGTGGCTGCCAACGCCAATGGTCAACTTGCGGTGCCGGACTTCTACTGCCCGCCGCCTCTGAATCTGCCGATGTTGGAAGAGGAGAAGAGCGACGACAATGTGGTGCTTGATTTGGTCGGTTTTGATCAAGATTACACCTTTTCTGTTGCTGATGTTATGGCCAACGCTCAACTTCCGGTGCCCTTCGTTGATCACAATTATCTCAACTACGGCTACTGCTCTCCGATGGATGGGAATGTGAATTGGTGTGCCTTAAACATGGATCAAAATCTCAACGGCTCTGTGAATTGCTTTGCTGGGGATGATGGTGCTGACTTGGCTAGCTATTTTTGGCACTAG
- the LOC125214031 gene encoding isocitrate dehydrogenase [NADP], chloroplastic gives MAIEKIKVSNPIVEMDGDEMTRVIWQFIKDKLIFPFVELDIKYFDLGVTHRDATDDKVTVESAEATLKYNVAIKCATITPDEARVKEFGLKQMWRSPNGTIRNILNGTVFREPILCKNVPRLIPGWTKPICIGRHAFGDQYKATDAVFKGPGKLKMVFVPEGSGETTELEVYNFTGEGGVALSMYNTDESIRSFAEASMNTAYLKKWPLYLSTKNTILKKYDGRFKDIFQEVYESKWRSKYEEAGIWYEHRLIDDMVAYALKSDGGYVWACKNYDGDVQSDFLAQGFGSLGLMTSVLMCPDGKTIEAEAAHGTVTRHYRVHQKGGETSTNSIASIFAWTRGLAHRAKLDDNAKLLEFTEKLEAACIGVVESGKMTKDLALIIHGSKLARNHYLNTEEFIDAVADELKAKLSS, from the exons ATGGCGATCGAGAAGATCAAGGTGTCCAACCCCATCGTTGAGATGGACG GAGATGAGATGACAAGGGTCATTTGGCAATTTATCAAAGACAAG TTGATTTTCCCATTCGTGGAGTTGGATATCAAGTACTTTGACCTTGGAGTTACTCACCGTGATGCCACCGATGATAAAGTTACCGTTGAGAGTGCAGAAGCTACTCTTAA GTACAATGTGGCGATCAAGTGTGCAACGATCACTCCTG ATGAAGCTCGTGTTAAGGAGTTTGGCTTAAAGCAGATGTGGAGGAGTCCAAACGGTACAATCAGGAATATTTTGAATG GCACGGTCTTTAGAGAACCAATTCTCTGCAAAAATGTTCCCCGACTCATACCAG GGTGGACGAAGCCGATATGCATTGGGAGGCATGCTTTTGGAGATCAGTACAAGGCCACTGATGCTGTATTTAAAGGACCTGGAAAGCTTAAAATGGTGTTTG TGCCAGAAGGGTCAGGTGAAACGACTGAACTAGAGGTCTACAATTTCACTGGTGAAGGCGGAGTTGCTTTGTCAATGTACAACACTGATGAG TCAATTCGGTCTTTTGCTGAGGCTTCAATGAACACCGCATACCTGAAAAAGTGGCCATTATATCTTAGCACCAAGAACACCATCCTTAAGAAATATGACGGCAG ATTCAAGGACATATTTCAAGAAGTATATGAATCAAAATGGAGATCAAAGTACGAGGAGGCTGGAATATG GTATGAGCACCGTCTCATCGATGATATGGTTGCGTATGCTCTGAAGAGTGATGGAGGTTACGTGTGGGCCTGCAAGAACTATGATGGAGATGTGCAGAGTGACTTCTTGGCACAGG GCTTTGGATCCCTTGGGTTGATGACCTCAGTCTTG ATGTGCCCTGATGGCAAGACTATTGAGGCTGAAGCAGCCCATGGAACTGTTACACGTCACTACAGGGTTCATCAAAAAGGAGGTGAAACCAGTACAAATAGCATTGCCTCAATCTTTGCTTGGACTCGTGGTCTTGCACACAG GGCTAAGTTGGATGACAACGCAAAGCTCTTGGAGTTCACTGAGAAACTAGAAGCAGCATGTATCGGTGTTGTTGAATCTGGAAAGATGACCAAGGATCTTGCCCTTATCATCCATGGATCCAA GTTGGCGAGAAACCATTATCTCAACACTGAAGAGTTCATTGATGCAGTCGCTGATGAGCTTAAAGCAAAACTTTCCTCCTAA
- the LOC125209627 gene encoding aarF domain-containing protein kinase 1: protein MGRHGGLKLRAKTSLFVLTAAGIAAYGSSDSADTSNFPLSFLNGVVRSSRALFTITSCVVDYKYSLHGLPVDSDEYGSTLSQIHLRSARRIQNLCDTNKGFYVKAGQFVAAARQVPREYSSTLSSLQDQAVPCNFEAVKEVIVKSLGKDISEIFLSFDEQPIAAASIAQVHRAVLKGHQQAAVKVQYPGLEYQMKFDLATMALLSRSVAWLFPEYRFKWMVSEFTKSIASELDFIQEAKNSERAANNFKNNKMVKFPFVYWDFTSKKVLTMQFCEGHKIDDLEYLKRMGINPLEVAKTLIDVFAEMIFVHGFLHGDPHPGNILVSPDRHNGFSLVILDHGIYKQLPEEFRKSYCHLWDALIRLDSQKIQQLGETFGVGKYAKYFPVIFTGRTINSKSVLGRGMSPEEKEHLRDEVKSLKMEDVSSFMESLPPEFLTILRTDGLLRSLISKLGAPQRTRLLIYAKCAFRGLSAEENSESALVFIFSSFVLDG, encoded by the exons ATGGGTAGACATGGAGGTTTGAAGTTAAGAGCCAAAACCTCGCTTTTTGTGCTCACCGCCGCCGGAATCGCCGCCTACGGCTCCTCCGATTCTGCCGATACATCCAATTTTCCCCTTAGCTTCTTAAATGGCGTCGTTCGCTCCTCCCGCGCCCTCTTTACC aTTACTTCTTGCGTGGTTGATTACAAGTACTCGTTGCACGGTTTACCGGTTGATTCCGACGAGTATGGATCCACACTATCTCAG ATCCATCTAAGATCAGCTAGAAGGATCCAAAATTTATGTGACACCAACAAAGGTTTCTATGTAAAGGCTGGCCAGTTTGTTGCTGCAGCACGACAAGTTCCTCGAGAATATTCGTCTACTCTTTCATCTTTACAAGATCAG GCAGTTCCATGTAATTTTGAAGCTGTCAAGGAAGTTATAGTAAAGAGTCTGGGGAAGGACATATCAGAGAT ATTTCTCTCGTTTGATGAGCAACCAATTGCTGCTGCATCAATTGCTCAGGTACATCGTGCCGTCTTGAAGGGCCATCAGCAGGCAGCTGTCAAG GTCCAATATCCAGGATTAGAGTatcaaatgaaatttgatctTGCTACAATGGCTTTACTCTCCAGATCAGTTGCATGG TTGTTCCCGGAGTACAGGTTCAAGTGGATGGTATCAGAATTTACAAAGTCTATTGCGTCTGAACTTG ATTTCATTCAAGAGGCTAAAAACTCAGAGAGAGCagcaaataattttaaaaacaacaaGATGGTCAAGTTCCCTTTTGTTTATTGG GATTTCACAAGCAAGAAGGTCTTGACAATGCAATTTTGTGAAGGACATAAG ATTGATGATTTGGAATATTTGAAGCGAATGGGTATCAATCCGCTTGAG GTAGCCAAAACCCTCATAGATGTCTTTGCTGAGATGATATTTGTTCATGGTTTCCTCCATGGGGACCCGCATCCTGGAAACATATTAGTTTCTCCAGATAGGCACAATGGCTTTTCATTAG TCATTCTGGATCATGGGATCTACAAACAGTTACCTGAAGAATTCAGAAAAAGCTATTGCCATCTCTGGGATGCCTTAATTAGACTTGATTCACAAAAAATACAGCAGCTGGGTGAAACCTTTGGTGTTGGGAAGTATGCCAAATATTTTCCTGTTATATTTACTGGAAGAACCATTAATAG TAAATCAGTGCTTGGGAGAGGAATGTCGCCTGAAGAGAAGGAACATTTAAGGGACGAAGTGAAATCTTTAAAAATGGAGGATGTATCTTCTTTCATGGAATCATTGCCCCCTGAGTTTCTAACCATACTGCGGACCGA TGGGCTGCTAAGGTCCTTGATTAGCAAATTAGGTGCTCCTCAACGAACCCGACTGCTGATTTATGCTAAATGTGCCTTCCGTGGTCTCTCTGCTGAGGAAAATTCTGAATCAG ctttggtttttattttttcatcatttgtTTTGGATGggtaa